Proteins encoded within one genomic window of Saccharopolyspora pogona:
- a CDS encoding aldo/keto reductase, whose protein sequence is MEHRQLGRSGLRVSRLALGTMTWGLDTNADEAAEQLSTFHEAGGTLIDTADVYQDGHSEEILGDLLTTQLPRDEIVLATKAVARRKPGPFGGGASRGALLTALDDSLRRLQVDHLDLWQLHAWDPTVPLDETLSAIDTAVTSGRVRYAGISNYSGWQLATAATHQNTHPTRTPLIATQVEYSLLERGIEREVTPAAEHHGLGLLAWAPLGRGVLTGKYRNATPPDSRGATSHFASYVEHHRNERAARIVQAVLTAAEGLGTSPVHVALAWVRDRPGVTAPVLGARTATQLKTALAAEDLTLPPAIRAALDDISAPDKSYPERNPAQP, encoded by the coding sequence GTGGAACACCGACAACTCGGCCGCAGCGGCCTCCGCGTCTCCCGCCTCGCCCTCGGCACCATGACCTGGGGACTGGACACCAACGCCGACGAAGCCGCCGAGCAACTGTCCACCTTCCACGAAGCCGGCGGCACCCTCATCGACACCGCCGACGTCTACCAAGACGGCCACAGCGAAGAAATCCTCGGCGACCTCCTCACCACCCAACTCCCCCGCGACGAAATCGTCCTCGCCACCAAAGCCGTCGCCCGCCGCAAACCCGGCCCCTTCGGCGGCGGCGCCTCCCGCGGCGCCCTGCTCACCGCCCTCGACGACTCACTGCGCCGCCTCCAAGTCGACCACCTCGACCTCTGGCAACTCCACGCCTGGGACCCCACCGTCCCCCTCGACGAAACCCTCTCCGCCATCGACACCGCCGTCACCAGCGGCCGCGTCCGCTACGCCGGCATCTCCAACTACTCCGGCTGGCAACTCGCCACCGCCGCCACACACCAGAACACCCACCCCACCCGCACCCCCCTGATCGCCACCCAAGTCGAATACTCCCTGCTCGAACGCGGCATCGAACGCGAAGTCACCCCCGCCGCCGAACACCACGGCCTCGGCCTGCTCGCCTGGGCACCACTGGGCCGCGGCGTCCTCACCGGCAAATACCGCAACGCCACCCCACCCGACTCCCGCGGCGCCACCAGCCACTTCGCCAGCTACGTCGAACACCACCGCAACGAACGCGCCGCCCGCATCGTCCAAGCCGTCCTCACCGCCGCCGAAGGCCTCGGCACCTCACCCGTCCACGTCGCCCTCGCCTGGGTCCGCGACCGCCCCGGCGTCACCGCCCCCGTCCTCGGCGCCCGCACCGCCACCCAACTCAAAACCGCCCTCGCCGCCGAAGACCTCACCCTCCCCCCAGCCATCCGCGCCGCCCTCGACGACATCAGCGCCCCCGACAAGAGCTACCCCGAACGCAACCCCGCCCAGCCCTGA
- a CDS encoding undecaprenyl-diphosphate phosphatase produces the protein MQAMVLAVVQGLTEFLPISSSGHLSIVSKLFFGDDAGASFTAVTQIGTELAVVVYFAKDIVRLVAVWFRGLVSAEVRRTQDYRLAWYVIVGSLPIGVLGLLFQDFIRSTFRSLWITGATLIVFGVLMGLAERLGRQRRAQDQLRLSDGVAMGFAQSLALIPGVSRSGGTITAGLALGLDRPTAVRFSFLLAIPAVFAAGLSEISHVFEPSPYGLQPSVAQMVVATVVAGVIGYAVIAWLLRFVERHSVYVFVWYRIVLGLVLFGLLGFGVMQP, from the coding sequence TTGCAGGCCATGGTGTTGGCCGTGGTCCAGGGGCTCACCGAGTTCCTTCCGATTTCTTCGTCTGGTCATCTGTCGATCGTGTCGAAGTTGTTCTTCGGTGACGATGCGGGTGCGTCGTTCACGGCGGTGACGCAGATCGGTACCGAGTTGGCGGTGGTGGTCTACTTCGCTAAGGACATCGTGCGCTTGGTGGCGGTGTGGTTCCGGGGTTTGGTGTCGGCTGAGGTGCGGCGGACGCAGGATTACCGGTTGGCGTGGTACGTGATCGTCGGCAGTTTGCCGATCGGGGTGCTGGGTTTGTTGTTCCAGGACTTCATCCGGTCGACGTTCCGGAGTTTGTGGATCACTGGTGCGACGTTGATCGTGTTCGGTGTGCTGATGGGGTTGGCGGAGCGGTTGGGCCGGCAGCGTCGGGCGCAGGACCAGTTGCGGTTGAGCGATGGCGTGGCGATGGGTTTCGCGCAGTCGTTGGCGTTGATCCCGGGTGTGTCGCGGTCGGGTGGCACGATCACGGCTGGTTTGGCGTTGGGGTTGGATCGGCCGACGGCGGTGCGGTTCTCGTTCTTGTTGGCGATTCCGGCGGTGTTCGCGGCGGGGTTGTCGGAGATTTCGCACGTGTTCGAGCCGAGCCCGTACGGGTTGCAGCCGTCGGTGGCGCAGATGGTCGTGGCGACCGTGGTGGCCGGGGTGATCGGGTATGCGGTGATCGCCTGGTTGTTGCGGTTCGTGGAGCGGCACAGCGTGTACGTGTTCGTGTGGTACCGGATCGTGTTGGGGTTGGTGTTGTTCGGGTTGTTGGGTTTCGGCGTCATGCAGCCGTGA
- a CDS encoding acyl-CoA dehydrogenase, with product MDPNFGTYQLAEEHEALREAVRALADKEIAPYAAEVDEQERFPREARDALEKSGFAAVHVPEAYDGQGADSVATCIVVEEVARVCASSSLIPAVNKLGTMPILLSGSEELKKKVMPSIASGEASASYALSEREAGSDAASMKTRARLDGDHWVLNGSKSWITNGGESKWYTVMAVTDRDKGTNGISAFVVHADDPGFVVGPKEKKLGIKGSPTVELYFEDCTIPADRIIGEPGTGFKTALRTLDHTRPTIGAQAVGIAQGALEQSLAYVKDRKQFGKAISGFQGVQFMLADMAMKVEAARHMVYVAAARAERGEPNLGFISAAAKCFASDVAMEVTTDAVQLFGGAGYTRDFPVERMMRDAKITQIYEGTNQIQRMVMARSLLKG from the coding sequence GTGGACCCGAACTTCGGCACCTACCAGCTGGCCGAGGAGCACGAGGCACTGCGCGAGGCGGTGCGCGCTCTGGCAGACAAGGAGATCGCGCCGTACGCGGCCGAGGTCGACGAACAGGAGCGCTTCCCGCGCGAGGCGCGCGACGCGCTGGAGAAGTCGGGCTTCGCTGCCGTGCACGTGCCGGAGGCCTACGACGGGCAGGGCGCCGACTCGGTCGCCACCTGCATCGTGGTCGAAGAGGTCGCCCGGGTCTGCGCCTCGTCGTCGCTGATCCCGGCGGTCAACAAGCTCGGCACCATGCCGATCCTGCTGTCCGGTTCCGAGGAGCTCAAGAAGAAGGTGATGCCCTCGATCGCCAGCGGCGAGGCGAGCGCGTCGTACGCGCTGTCCGAGCGCGAGGCGGGCTCGGACGCCGCGTCGATGAAGACCCGCGCGCGCCTCGACGGCGACCACTGGGTGCTCAACGGCAGCAAGAGCTGGATCACCAACGGCGGCGAATCCAAGTGGTACACCGTGATGGCGGTGACCGACCGGGACAAGGGCACCAACGGCATCAGCGCGTTCGTGGTGCACGCCGACGACCCCGGGTTCGTGGTGGGGCCGAAGGAGAAGAAGCTCGGTATCAAGGGCTCGCCGACCGTGGAGCTGTACTTCGAGGACTGCACCATCCCGGCCGACCGGATCATCGGCGAGCCCGGCACCGGGTTCAAGACCGCACTGCGCACGCTGGACCACACCCGGCCCACCATCGGCGCGCAGGCCGTCGGCATCGCGCAGGGCGCGCTGGAACAGTCGCTGGCCTACGTCAAGGACCGAAAGCAGTTCGGTAAGGCCATCTCCGGATTCCAGGGCGTCCAGTTCATGCTGGCCGACATGGCCATGAAGGTCGAAGCCGCGCGGCACATGGTCTACGTCGCCGCGGCCCGCGCCGAGCGCGGCGAGCCGAACCTCGGGTTCATCTCCGCCGCGGCCAAGTGCTTCGCTTCGGACGTCGCCATGGAGGTCACCACCGACGCGGTGCAGCTGTTCGGCGGCGCCGGCTACACCCGCGACTTCCCGGTGGAGCGGATGATGCGCGACGCCAAGATCACCCAGATCTACGAAGGAACCAACCAGATCCAGCGCATGGTCATGGCCCGCTCGCTGCTCAAGGGCTGA
- a CDS encoding TetR family transcriptional regulator, protein MSEPATPAPRTRSGRTPHGRRKVRSALALAAMELFAAQGFEATTVDQIAEAAGVGRRTFFRYFRSKEDVVFPGHDERLAEVVERLDAADPAADPVVVLGRTAEVVLEMYLAEPEVSLKRSELTREVSSLRDKEVASIDRYQRVFARYLRGRFSREPGGDLRAAVVAAAVVAAHNHVLRQWLKSGGALDAMQMLRDALQQVAGAMPGQWGEAHAAEAGENVVVGVVRTAAPAGVVLKHLEEALRDLR, encoded by the coding sequence ATGTCCGAGCCAGCGACCCCGGCGCCCAGAACCCGCTCCGGCCGCACCCCGCACGGCCGCCGAAAGGTGCGCAGCGCCTTGGCGCTGGCCGCGATGGAGCTGTTCGCGGCGCAAGGCTTCGAAGCGACCACTGTGGACCAGATCGCCGAGGCGGCGGGCGTCGGTCGGCGCACCTTCTTCCGGTACTTCCGGTCCAAAGAGGACGTCGTGTTCCCCGGGCACGACGAACGGCTGGCTGAAGTGGTCGAGCGGCTCGACGCCGCCGACCCGGCGGCAGACCCGGTGGTGGTGCTCGGGCGGACCGCCGAGGTGGTGCTGGAGATGTACCTCGCCGAACCGGAGGTCTCGCTCAAGCGCTCGGAACTGACTCGCGAGGTCTCTTCGTTGCGGGACAAGGAAGTCGCCAGCATCGATCGCTACCAGCGGGTGTTCGCGCGTTACCTCCGCGGTCGCTTTTCCAGGGAGCCGGGCGGGGACCTCCGCGCCGCGGTGGTGGCTGCGGCGGTGGTCGCGGCGCACAACCACGTGCTCCGGCAGTGGCTGAAGAGCGGGGGAGCGCTCGACGCGATGCAGATGCTGCGCGATGCGTTGCAGCAGGTGGCGGGCGCGATGCCGGGGCAGTGGGGCGAGGCGCATGCCGCCGAGGCGGGGGAGAACGTCGTTGTGGGCGTCGTGCGCACTGCGGCGCCTGCCGGCGTCGTGCTCAAGCACCTCGAAGAAGCACTACGCGATCTCCGCTAG
- a CDS encoding N-acyl-D-amino-acid deacylase family protein produces MTTELLTGALLADGTGAPLRPAEILIQDDRITAVEHPGTLPAGTPQRDLTGLVLAPGFIDVHSHADNAPLLTTDDTTKILQGVTTEVVGNCGFSLAPRSTGNADTLATFLQRLFPPLDFTWTGFHDLFAATDAASYVTNYCPLIGHGTLRIAALGMADTAPDDDALRTMRTALEEGMTAGAFGLSSGLIYPPAVFSTTDELTAVADALGGTGLYVTHMRNEGDALLESIDEALRIGATAGRTHLSHLKATRPDNWGKMRPALDKIHQARDTGHDVVQDVYPYTASSTMLTAVLPTTYLAGTADETLARLRGRTGRDDLAVTIGDQTAWDRILIATTASHRFEGRTIAEIAATDGTEPVDALIRVLVGERLRVAMINFSMHEDDLELAMADPQTMIGSDGLPPGTGGKPHPRLTGTFPRVLGRYVRERGVLPLPEAIRRMTSLPAQCFRIPDRGVIAAGHVADLVAFDADTVIDVGDYQDPLRPPAGIPWVCQAGRTVVDNGEYLGPRTGIRLTPKA; encoded by the coding sequence GTGACCACCGAACTGCTCACCGGCGCACTCCTCGCCGACGGCACCGGAGCGCCCCTGCGGCCCGCCGAGATCCTCATCCAGGACGACCGCATCACCGCCGTCGAACACCCCGGCACGCTCCCAGCGGGAACCCCCCAACGCGACCTCACCGGACTCGTCCTCGCCCCCGGCTTCATCGACGTCCACTCCCACGCCGACAACGCCCCGCTGCTCACCACCGACGACACCACCAAGATCCTTCAAGGCGTCACCACCGAAGTCGTCGGCAACTGCGGCTTCAGCCTCGCACCCCGCAGCACCGGCAACGCCGACACCCTCGCGACCTTCCTGCAACGCCTCTTCCCACCGCTGGACTTCACCTGGACCGGCTTCCACGACCTCTTCGCCGCCACCGACGCCGCCAGCTACGTCACCAACTACTGCCCCCTGATCGGACACGGCACCCTCCGCATCGCCGCCCTCGGCATGGCCGACACCGCACCCGACGACGACGCCCTGCGCACCATGCGAACCGCCCTGGAAGAAGGCATGACCGCCGGCGCGTTCGGCCTCTCCAGCGGCCTGATCTACCCGCCCGCCGTCTTCTCCACAACCGACGAACTCACCGCCGTCGCCGATGCCCTCGGCGGCACCGGCCTCTACGTCACGCACATGCGCAACGAAGGCGACGCCCTGCTGGAATCCATCGACGAAGCCCTCCGCATCGGCGCCACCGCAGGACGCACCCACCTGTCGCACCTCAAAGCCACCCGCCCGGACAACTGGGGCAAGATGCGCCCCGCCCTGGACAAGATCCACCAGGCCCGCGACACCGGCCACGACGTCGTCCAAGATGTCTACCCCTACACCGCATCCTCGACCATGCTCACCGCCGTGCTACCCACCACCTACCTCGCCGGTACCGCCGACGAGACCCTCGCGCGCCTGCGCGGCCGAACCGGACGCGACGACCTCGCCGTCACGATCGGCGACCAGACCGCCTGGGACCGCATCCTCATCGCCACCACCGCCAGCCACCGCTTCGAAGGCCGCACCATCGCCGAGATCGCTGCGACCGACGGCACCGAACCCGTCGACGCGCTGATCAGAGTCCTGGTCGGCGAACGCCTCCGCGTCGCGATGATCAACTTCTCGATGCACGAGGACGACCTCGAACTCGCCATGGCCGACCCGCAGACCATGATCGGTTCCGACGGCTTGCCTCCCGGCACCGGCGGAAAACCGCACCCGCGGCTGACCGGCACCTTCCCCCGTGTGCTCGGCCGCTACGTCCGCGAGCGCGGCGTGCTGCCCCTGCCCGAAGCGATCCGCCGGATGACCTCGCTGCCCGCCCAGTGCTTCCGCATCCCCGACCGCGGTGTGATCGCCGCCGGCCACGTCGCCGATCTGGTCGCCTTCGACGCCGACACGGTCATCGACGTCGGCGACTACCAAGACCCGCTGCGGCCACCGGCCGGCATCCCCTGGGTCTGCCAGGCCGGGCGAACCGTCGTCGACAACGGCGAATACCTCGGCCCCCGCACCGGAATCCGCCTCACACCAAAGGCGTGA
- a CDS encoding lipoate--protein ligase family protein yields MHGEYKVPGGKLVVVDLDVVDGRLVDVRLSGDFFLEPDEALEDINGALSGALADADGAELAARIRSGLPAGARLVGFDAEAVAVAVRRALTHASDWADHEWRLIHDGPQTPLVHMALDQVLAEAVAEGRRAPTLRFWEWAAPAVIIGSFQSVRNEVDMAGAQRHGVEVVRRITGGGAMFVEPGNTVTYSLYAPGSLVAGMTLAESYAFLDDWVLGVLRELGLNVWYQPLNDIASDGGKIGGAAQKRLGSGAVLHHVTMSYSIDADKMGEVLRVGKEKLSDKGITSAKKRVDPLRRQTGLAREVIIERLIEGFRRRFGLVDGPVSEGERERARVLIESKFATREWLLRVP; encoded by the coding sequence GTGCACGGTGAGTACAAGGTTCCGGGTGGGAAGCTGGTCGTGGTCGATCTGGACGTTGTGGACGGTCGGCTGGTCGATGTGCGGTTGAGCGGGGATTTCTTCCTGGAGCCGGATGAGGCTTTGGAGGACATCAACGGTGCTTTGTCGGGTGCCCTGGCGGATGCCGATGGTGCGGAGTTGGCGGCGCGGATCCGGAGTGGTCTGCCGGCTGGTGCGCGGTTGGTGGGTTTCGACGCGGAGGCGGTTGCGGTTGCCGTGCGGCGGGCGTTGACGCATGCGTCGGATTGGGCTGATCACGAGTGGCGGTTGATCCATGATGGGCCGCAGACGCCGTTGGTGCACATGGCGTTGGATCAGGTGTTGGCCGAGGCGGTGGCGGAGGGGCGGCGGGCTCCGACGTTGCGGTTCTGGGAGTGGGCGGCGCCTGCGGTGATCATCGGGAGTTTCCAGTCGGTGCGCAACGAGGTCGACATGGCGGGTGCGCAGCGGCACGGTGTCGAGGTGGTGCGGCGGATCACCGGTGGTGGGGCGATGTTCGTGGAGCCGGGGAATACGGTGACGTATTCGTTGTACGCGCCGGGTTCGTTGGTGGCGGGGATGACGTTGGCGGAGTCGTACGCGTTCTTGGATGACTGGGTGTTGGGTGTGTTGCGGGAGCTGGGGTTGAACGTGTGGTATCAGCCGTTGAACGACATCGCTTCTGATGGCGGGAAGATCGGTGGGGCGGCGCAGAAGCGGTTGGGGTCGGGTGCGGTGCTGCACCACGTGACGATGTCTTACAGCATCGATGCGGACAAGATGGGTGAGGTGTTGCGGGTGGGGAAGGAGAAGTTGTCGGACAAGGGGATCACGAGCGCCAAGAAGCGGGTGGATCCGTTGCGGCGGCAGACGGGGTTGGCGCGCGAGGTGATCATCGAGCGGTTGATCGAGGGGTTCCGGCGGCGGTTCGGGTTGGTGGACGGGCCGGTGTCGGAGGGCGAGCGGGAGCGGGCTCGCGTGTTGATCGAGTCGAAGTTCGCGACGCGGGAGTGGTTGTTGCGGGTGCCGTGA
- the murJ gene encoding murein biosynthesis integral membrane protein MurJ yields MVDQADSRVHGTSLARASAAMAVATTVSRVSGLLAKVLLVAVLGLGMVNDSYTVANTLPTVVNELLLGGVLTSIAVPLLVRAQQEGARQGEVYAQWMITMGGVLLVAATTAAVAAAPLLTELYLGPDTRANAALTTAFAYLLLPGIICYGMSALLQAILNVRGVFGTPAWAPVFNNVVVIATVVVYAMVPGEISAHPVRMGEPRLLVLGIGTAMGITAQMLIMAVSLRRSGFRYRWRWGWDRRLTEFGGLAGWVVLYTLVSQVGMVVITRVTGQGTTGSVATFNYAWLLSQVPYGVLGVSLLTALMPRISRAAAAKDTVEFVADVSLGSRMSAVLLMPISALLAVAGGSIGVAFFSLGASDLAAADRLGWALAAAALGVVPFAITMLQLRAFYAMKDARTPTWINVIMVLVRSVLCYVVLAVLDPRDLVIGVTAAMSVSFVVGAIAGQIWLHCRVGPVQTRRTLAGIARTLAATLLGSGCGIAVLTGLRSAFGPFGPVADAWFSLVVHTVVVLAVSFGVLALVRAPELKPAVDRLARIVRRR; encoded by the coding sequence GTGGTCGATCAGGCCGATTCCCGCGTGCACGGCACCTCGCTGGCCCGGGCCAGCGCGGCGATGGCGGTGGCGACCACCGTCAGCCGGGTCAGCGGTCTGCTGGCGAAGGTGTTGCTGGTGGCCGTCCTCGGGCTGGGCATGGTCAACGACTCCTACACCGTCGCGAACACGCTGCCGACCGTGGTGAACGAGCTGCTGCTCGGTGGCGTGCTCACGAGCATCGCCGTGCCGCTGCTGGTCCGGGCGCAGCAGGAGGGCGCGCGGCAAGGCGAGGTCTACGCCCAGTGGATGATCACCATGGGTGGCGTGCTGCTGGTCGCGGCCACCACCGCCGCGGTGGCCGCCGCACCGCTGCTCACGGAGCTCTACCTCGGCCCCGACACCCGCGCGAACGCCGCGCTGACCACGGCGTTCGCGTACCTGCTGTTGCCCGGCATCATCTGCTACGGGATGTCGGCGCTGCTGCAGGCGATCCTCAACGTCCGCGGCGTGTTCGGCACCCCGGCCTGGGCACCGGTGTTCAACAACGTCGTCGTGATCGCCACAGTTGTGGTGTACGCGATGGTCCCCGGCGAGATCTCCGCCCACCCGGTGCGCATGGGCGAACCGAGACTGCTGGTCCTGGGCATCGGCACCGCGATGGGCATCACCGCGCAGATGTTGATCATGGCGGTTTCGCTGCGCCGCAGCGGATTCCGGTACCGCTGGCGGTGGGGCTGGGACCGCAGGCTGACCGAGTTCGGCGGGCTGGCCGGGTGGGTCGTGCTCTACACGCTGGTCAGCCAGGTCGGCATGGTGGTGATCACCCGCGTCACCGGGCAGGGCACCACCGGCAGCGTCGCGACCTTCAACTACGCCTGGCTGCTGTCGCAGGTCCCCTACGGCGTGCTCGGCGTGTCGCTGCTGACGGCTCTGATGCCCCGGATCAGCCGCGCCGCGGCGGCCAAGGACACCGTCGAATTCGTCGCCGACGTGTCGTTGGGCAGTCGGATGAGCGCCGTGCTGCTGATGCCGATCAGCGCGCTACTGGCGGTGGCAGGTGGTTCGATCGGCGTCGCGTTCTTCTCGCTGGGGGCAAGCGATTTGGCCGCCGCCGACCGGCTCGGCTGGGCGCTGGCCGCCGCCGCGCTGGGCGTCGTGCCCTTCGCAATCACGATGCTGCAGCTCCGCGCGTTCTACGCGATGAAGGACGCCCGCACACCCACCTGGATCAACGTGATCATGGTGCTGGTGCGCAGCGTGCTTTGCTACGTCGTGCTCGCCGTGCTGGATCCGCGCGACCTGGTCATCGGGGTTACCGCGGCGATGTCGGTGAGCTTCGTGGTCGGCGCGATCGCCGGCCAGATCTGGTTGCACTGCCGGGTCGGCCCGGTCCAGACCAGGCGCACCCTCGCCGGGATCGCGCGGACGCTCGCGGCCACCCTGCTCGGCTCCGGCTGCGGCATCGCGGTCCTCACCGGCTTGCGCAGCGCGTTCGGCCCGTTCGGACCGGTGGCCGACGCGTGGTTCTCGCTGGTCGTGCACACGGTCGTGGTGCTGGCGGTCAGCTTCGGCGTGCTGGCGCTGGTCCGCGCCCCGGAGCTCAAACCCGCTGTCGACCGGCTGGCCCGGATCGTCCGCCGCCGCTGA
- a CDS encoding DUF5703 family protein — translation MKPVNAEGTDTDSDWDWEYRPLRLPPGITRWSAATQLSIHAEFSGWELSRVLLYSDGTRKVWLRRRRTTPGVPGLLT, via the coding sequence GTGAAACCCGTGAACGCGGAAGGAACCGACACCGACTCGGACTGGGACTGGGAGTACCGGCCGCTGCGCCTACCCCCGGGCATCACCCGCTGGAGCGCAGCGACCCAGCTCAGCATCCACGCCGAATTCTCCGGCTGGGAACTCTCCCGGGTACTCCTCTACTCCGACGGAACCCGCAAGGTCTGGCTGCGCCGCCGCCGAACCACCCCCGGCGTACCCGGCCTACTCACCTGA
- a CDS encoding histidine phosphatase family protein has product MATLILLRHARSAANGAGTLAGRSPGVGLDETGVGQAAGLVDRLAGVPLREVVVSPLQRCRETVAGLAAQWGLSPVVEPDLVEVDYGEWTGRKISELVGEPLWKVVQQHPSAAVFPGGEGLAQVQARSVAAVRAHDRRLPADAVWLACTHGDVIKSVLADALGLHLDAFQRIVVDPCSVSVVRYTETRPFVLKVNDTGGDVSGLVPPVDAAKSGSDAVVGGSTGVSESGRG; this is encoded by the coding sequence GTGGCGACTCTCATCCTGTTGCGGCATGCGCGGTCGGCGGCCAATGGTGCCGGGACTTTGGCCGGGCGTTCGCCCGGTGTCGGGTTGGACGAGACCGGGGTTGGTCAGGCGGCGGGCCTGGTGGACCGGTTGGCGGGGGTTCCGTTGCGGGAGGTCGTGGTATCGCCGTTGCAGCGGTGCCGGGAGACCGTGGCGGGGTTGGCGGCGCAGTGGGGGCTTTCGCCGGTGGTGGAGCCGGATCTGGTCGAGGTCGATTACGGCGAGTGGACCGGGCGCAAGATTTCGGAGTTGGTCGGGGAGCCGTTGTGGAAAGTGGTGCAGCAGCACCCGTCGGCGGCGGTGTTCCCGGGTGGTGAGGGGTTGGCGCAGGTGCAGGCGCGGTCGGTGGCCGCGGTGCGAGCGCATGATCGCCGGCTGCCCGCGGATGCAGTGTGGTTGGCCTGCACGCATGGTGACGTGATCAAGTCGGTACTGGCGGATGCGTTGGGGCTGCACCTGGATGCGTTCCAGCGGATCGTGGTGGATCCGTGTTCGGTGAGCGTGGTGCGCTACACCGAGACGAGGCCGTTCGTGTTGAAGGTCAACGACACGGGTGGGGATGTGTCGGGGTTGGTGCCGCCGGTGGATGCCGCGAAGTCGGGTTCGGATGCGGTCGTGGGCGGTTCGACCGGCGTTTCGGAGTCTGGTCGCGGCTGA
- a CDS encoding YkvA family protein: protein MIVIGGLLLVAGVVVAIVTGGDLAGGWLLPVALIAAGVGMLVAGTVAAARRRLPLRAAVRAHRAAPVGGPLRRARAVPSMIASTVRGRNPALPRYQLALWLLALVYVVSPVDFIPDFLPLLGIGDDIGVGTWLLTSLYAESGNYLAAKEQRSELEAG from the coding sequence ATGATCGTGATCGGCGGGCTGCTGCTGGTGGCCGGGGTGGTCGTGGCGATCGTGACCGGCGGAGACCTGGCCGGGGGCTGGTTGCTGCCGGTTGCGCTGATCGCCGCCGGTGTCGGCATGCTCGTGGCCGGAACGGTCGCGGCGGCTCGGCGTCGCCTACCGCTGCGGGCGGCGGTGCGCGCCCACCGGGCGGCGCCGGTGGGCGGCCCGCTGCGACGAGCCCGCGCGGTTCCGTCGATGATCGCCTCCACCGTGCGTGGCCGGAATCCCGCGCTGCCGCGCTACCAGCTCGCGCTCTGGCTGTTGGCCCTGGTGTACGTGGTCTCGCCGGTCGACTTCATCCCTGATTTCCTGCCGCTGCTGGGCATCGGCGACGACATCGGCGTCGGCACCTGGCTGCTGACCAGCCTGTACGCCGAATCGGGCAACTACCTCGCGGCGAAGGAGCAGCGCAGCGAGTTGGAAGCCGGATGA
- a CDS encoding YncE family protein, giving the protein MLETSNTHRTPRAPGTKEASLRRLAIICLSATLLTSCGMDTTSDPLQVTDTLTAATPATAPPATTPPAGNVHPAPPVQHAAYDHDTHTLILASGPNLTLIDTRTNTQRTVTLPSAPATLRAERGQLLAALPDANTITRVDLRTAIAQPTPVPGGPVDAIDLDGNRTAIILRDTATVTVLQNGNPTATTEKFQGPAQLLPTRDGSVVVLDRLTTALTPIDTTTGTKGAGLRAGQGATNAVTDRYGRILAIDTRGQELLAFSTDPLIMKQRYPVPGAPYGLAYDPTRDLAWVTLTATNELVGYDIAGGEPQERHRLPTITQPNAVAVDPDTGDIYIASANGAGYQVVRV; this is encoded by the coding sequence ATGCTGGAAACAAGCAACACGCACCGCACCCCGCGGGCACCCGGCACCAAGGAGGCCTCGTTGCGTCGGCTGGCCATCATCTGCCTCTCCGCAACCCTGCTCACCAGCTGCGGAATGGACACCACCAGCGACCCCCTCCAGGTCACCGACACCCTCACCGCCGCAACACCCGCCACCGCACCCCCAGCAACCACACCACCAGCAGGAAACGTCCACCCCGCGCCACCGGTGCAACACGCCGCCTACGACCACGACACCCACACCCTCATACTCGCCAGCGGCCCCAACCTCACCCTCATCGACACACGCACCAACACCCAACGCACGGTCACCCTGCCCAGCGCACCCGCCACACTGCGCGCCGAACGCGGCCAACTCCTCGCAGCACTCCCCGACGCCAACACCATCACCCGCGTCGACCTGCGCACCGCCATCGCACAACCCACCCCAGTACCCGGCGGCCCCGTCGACGCAATCGACCTCGACGGCAACCGCACCGCGATCATCCTCCGCGACACCGCCACGGTCACCGTCCTCCAAAACGGCAACCCCACCGCCACCACCGAAAAATTCCAGGGCCCCGCACAACTACTACCCACCCGCGACGGCAGCGTCGTAGTCCTCGACCGCCTCACCACCGCACTAACCCCCATCGACACCACCACCGGAACCAAAGGCGCAGGCCTGCGCGCCGGACAAGGCGCCACCAACGCCGTCACCGACCGCTACGGCCGCATCCTCGCCATCGACACCCGCGGCCAAGAACTCCTCGCCTTCAGCACCGACCCGCTGATCATGAAACAGCGCTACCCCGTCCCCGGCGCCCCCTACGGCCTCGCCTACGACCCCACCCGCGACCTAGCCTGGGTCACGCTGACCGCAACCAACGAACTCGTCGGCTACGACATCGCCGGCGGCGAACCCCAAGAACGCCACCGGCTCCCCACCATCACCCAACCCAACGCAGTCGCAGTCGACCCAGACACCGGAGACATCTACATCGCCTCCGCCAACGGCGCCGGATACCAGGTGGTGAGAGTGTGA